Below is a window of Burkholderia cepacia DNA.
AAATATCAAGCGTGGTTTTCCCGAATCCGGTGTTCGAGAGAAGGAAACATGCACAACGACAACACTCCCCACTCGCGTCGTGAAAGCGACGCAACCGCAAGCGGTATCACGCGGCGTCAATGGCTGCAGGGCGCACTGGCGCTGACGGCGGCGGGCCTCACGGGCTCGCTGGCGTTGCGGGCCCTGGCCGACGATCCCGGCACTGCGCCGCTCGATACGTTCATGACGCTCTCCGAAGCATTGACCGGCAAGAAGGGGCTGAGCCGCGTGCTCGGCGAACGCTTCCTGCAGGCCTTGCAGAAGGGCTCGTTCAAGACGGCCGACAGCCTGCCGCAACTCGCCGGCGCACTCGCGTCCGGTTCGCTGAATCCCGATCAGGAAGCGCTCGCGCTGAAGATTCTCGAAGCGTGGTATCTCGGCATCGTCGACAACGTCGTGATTACCTACGAAGAAGCATTAATGTTCAGCGTCGTATCCGACACGCTCGTGATTCCCTCGTATTGCCCCAACAAACCCGGCTTCTGGGCCGAAAAACCGATCGAGAGGCAAGCCTGATGGCCGATACCGATACGCAAAAGGCCGACGTCGTCGTCGTCGGATCGGGTGTCGCAGGCGCGATCGTTGCCCATCAGCTCGCGATGGCCGGGAAGTCCGTGATCCTGCTGGAAGCCGGCCCGCGCATGCCGCGCTGGGAAATCGTCGAGCGCTTTCGCAATCAGGTCGACAAGACCGATTTCATGGCGCCGTATCCGTCGAGCGCATGGGCGCCGCATCCGGAATACGGCCCGCCGAACGACTACCTGATCCTGAAGGGCGAGCACAAGTTCAACTCGCAGTACATCCGCGCGGTGGGCGGCACGACGTGGCACTGGGCCGCGTCGGCGTGGCGTTTCATCCCGAACGACTTCAAGATGAAGACGGTGTACGGCGTCGGCCGCGACTGGCCGATCCAGTACGACGACATCGAGCATTACTACCAGCGCGCCGAAGAAGAACTCGGCGTGTGGGGCCCGGGCCCCGAGGAAGACCTGTACTCGCCGCGCAAGGAGCCGTACCCGATGCCGCCGCTGCCGTTGTCGTTCAACGAGCAGACGATCAAGAGCGCGCTCAACGGCTATGACCCGAAGTTTCACGTGGTGACCGAGCCGGTCGCGCGCAACAGCCGCCCGTACGACGGCCGGCCGACTTGTTGCGGGAACAACAACTGCATGCCGATCTGCCCGATCGGCGCGATGTACAACGGCATCGTGCACGTCGAGAAGGCCGAGCAGGCCGGCGCGAAGCTGATCGACAGCGCGGTCGTCTACAAGCTCGAGACCGGGCCGGACAAGCGCATCGTCGCCGCGATCTACAAGGACAAGACCGGCGCCGACCATCGCGTCGAGGGCAAGTACTTCGTGATCGCCGCGAACGGTATCGAGACGCCGAAGATCCTGCTGATGTCCGCGAACCGCGATTTCCCGAACGGCGTCGCGAACAGCTCCGACATGGTCGGCCGCAACCTGATGGACCACCCGGGCACCGGCGTGTCGTTCTACGCGAACGAGAAGCTCTGGCCGGGCCGCGGCCCGCAGGAGATGACGTCGCTGATCGGTTTCCGCGACGGCCCGTTCCGCGCGACCGAAGCCGCGAAGAAGATCCACCTGTCGAACATGTCGCGCATCAACCAGGAGACGCAGAAGATCTTCAAGAGCGGCAAGCTGATGAAGCCCGCGGAACTCGACGCGCAGATCCGCGACCGTTCCGCGCGCTTCGTGCAGTTCGACTGCTTCCACGAAATCCTGCCGCAGCCCGAGAACCGCATCGTGCCCAGCAAGACGGCCACGGACGCGGTCGGCATTCCGCGCCCCGAGATCACGTATGCGATCGACGACTACGTGAAGCGCGGCGCCGTGCATACGCGCGAGGTCTACGCGACGGCCGCGAAGGTGCTCGGCGGCACCGAAGTCGTCTTCAACGACGAGTTCGCGCCGAACAACCACATCACGGGCGCGACGATCATGGGCGCGGATGCACGCGACTCGGTCGTCGACAAGGACTGCCGAACGTTCGACCATCCGAACCTGTTCATCTCGAGCAGCTCGACGATGCCGACCGTCGGTACGGTGAACGTGACGCTGACGATCGCGGCGCTCGCGCTGCGGATGTCGGACACGCTGAAGAAGGAAGTCTGACCGTGCGGAAATCTACTCTCACCTTCCTCCTCGCCGGCTGCCTCGCGCTGCCGGGGCTCGTACGCGCGGCCGATGCGGCCGATCCGGCGCTGGTCAAGCGCGGCGAATACCTCGCGGTCGCGGGCGACTGCATGGCATGCCATACCGCGAAGGGCGGCAAGCCGTTCGCGGGCGGTCTCGGCATGCCGATCCCGATGCTCGGCAAGATCTACACGAGCAACATCACGCCCGATCCCGATACGGGCATCGGCAACTGGACGGCCGAGGACTTCGAGCGCGCGGTGCGTCACGGGGTGTCGAAGAACGGCGACAACCTGTATCCGGCGATGCCGTACGTGTCTTACGCGAAGATCAACGACGACGACATGCAGGCGCTGTACGCGTACTTCATGCACGGCGTCGAGCCGGTCAAGCAGGCGCCGCCGAAGAACGAGATCCCCGCGCTGCTGAGCATGCGCTGGCCGCTGAAGATCTGGAACTGGCTGTTCCTGAAGGACGGCGCGTACGAGCCGAAGCCGGCGCAGAGCGCCGAGTGGAACCGCGGCGCGTATCTCGTCCAGGGTCTTGCTCACTGCAGCACGTGCCACACGCCGCGCGGCATCGCGATGCAGGAGAAGTCGCTCGACGAAAGCGGCGGCAGCTTCCTGTCGGGTTCGGTGCTCGCGGGTTGGGACGGCTACAACATCACGTCCGACGCCAACGCGGGGATCGGCGGATGGACGCAGCAGCAGCTCGTCCAGTACCTGCGCACTGGTAGCGTGCCGGGCCTCGCGCAGGCGGCCGGCCCGATGGCCGAGGCGATCGAGCACAGCTTCTCGAAGATGACCGAAGCCGATATCGGTGCGATCTCGACGTACATCCGCACGGTGCCGGCGGTGGCCAGCGGCGACGCGAAGCAGTCGCGCTCGTCGTGGGGCAAGCCGGCCGAGGACGGCCTGAAGCTACGCGGCGTCGCGCTCGCGTCGTCGGGCATCGATCCGGCGCGGCTGTACCTCGGCAACTGCGCGACCTGCCACCAGATGCAGGGCAAGGGCACGCCGGACGGCTATTACCCGCCGCTGTTCCACAACTCGACGGTCGGCGCACCGAATCCGACCAACCTCGTGCAGGTGATCCTGAACGGCGTGCAGCGCAAGGCCGGTAGCGAGGACGTCGGAATGCCGGCGTTCCGCCACGAGCTGTCGGATGCGCAGATCGCCGCGCTGACGAACTACGTGACCGGGCAGTTCGGCAATCCGGCCGCGAAGGTGACCGAGCAGGACGTCGCGAAGCTGCGCTGATGCGGCGCGCAACGAAGCAGGGCGACAACGGACAAGAGGAGGCGCACAGCACATCGGGCGGGCCCGATGCCGGTTGTTGCAGGGCGGGGCGGGCGGCGCAGGCGGCCGCCCGTCCTGGTTCGTTGGCAATCCGGTGCGCGTAGGCCGCGCATCGTTTTCGTTGGTCGAGACCATGACACCGAATCAACCGTTTCTCGCGTCCCAGCGCGATGTGCTGCTGCTGCTGTCCCGGATCCTGCTCGTGATCCTGTTCGTGATGTTCGGCTGGAAGAAGATCGTCGACTTCCCCGGTACCATCGCGTTCATGGGCTCCGAAGGCGCGCCCGCGCCGATCATTTCCGCGGCGATCTCGGTCGTGATGGAGCTGTTCGCCGGGATCGCGATCCTCGTCGGCTTCCAGACGCGCCCGCTTGCGCTGCTGCTGGCGCTCTATACGATCGGCACCGGCATCATCGGCCACCACTACTGGACGATGACGGGCGGCGAGCAGATCAACAACATGATTCATTTCTACAAGAACATCGCGATCGCGGGTGGCCTGCTTGCACTGTGCGCGGCGGGCCCCGGTCGATATTCGATCGATCGCGGATAAACAGATCCTGGGCGCGCGCATGGGGCGCGCGCGGGAAGGTCGAGACTCCGAGGGGGCATCATTTTGCGACTTAAACATTTCGCATGGCTGATTGCCGCCGCCACACCGGCGGCTGCCTTTGCACAGACGAGCGTGATGCTGTACGGCCGGATCGACGGCGGCATCGAATACCTGAACCACATCGCGACGCCGAACGGCAGCAAGTCGCGCTGGAGCGCGGAAGGCGGCGACTGGGGCACCAGCATGTTCGGCCTGAAGGGCTTCGAGGATCTCGGCGGCGGGCTGTCGACGGTCTTCAACCTGGAGACCGCATTCCAGGTGATGAACGGCACGACGGGCGGCGGGCGCATGTGGTCGCGGCGCGCATATGTCGGGCTGAAGAGCGACACGTGGGGCCAGCTGCAGGCCGGCCGCAACCTGTTCATCGACAGCGACGGCGTGTGGGAATTCGATCCGTTCGTCCAACAGGCGTTTTCGTCCGCGTCGCTCGTGCGTGGCCGCAACTGGCAGCAGAGCAGCAACAACATCGAATATCACAGCCCGGTGATCGGCGGCTTCGACGTGCAGGCGCAATATGCGTTCGGCAATCAGTCGCGCGGCTTCAACTACGGTGCGGCCGACGATTTCGGCCGCTCGGACGGGATCATGATCTCGTACCACTCGCCGGTGTTCGACGTGCGCGGCATGTACGACGAGCTGCGCGACAACAACGGCAAGTTCAGCAACATCTTCACGGCGTCACGCGAGTACTTCGTCGGTGCAAACGTGAAGGTGTCGAAGTTCAAGATCCAGGGTGCGTATACGCACTACCAGGCGCCTGACAGCCCGGCCGGCGTCGCCGATCGCGCCGATCACTACTGGCTCGGCGCGACCTATGCGGCGAATCCGCAATGGGCCGTGACGGCCGGCGGCTATTACGTGAAGGTGGGCGACGGCGGCAGCGACGCATCGCACGATCCGTCAGGCCACGCGATGATGTACGTGCTCGGCACCACGTACAACCTGTCGAAGCGCACGTTCCTGTACGGCACGGTCGCGTATGTGCGCAACGGCGGCAACTCGAACTTCTCGCTGCTGGCGACGCCGCGCGACGCGACGTCGGGCACGAGCCCGCTTGCGGGCGAGTCGCAGACGGGGGCGTATGTGGGGATGATGCATACGTTCTGAGCGGGGCAACGCCAGATACGCAAAAGGCACGGGTCGTCGAACCCGTGCCTTTTTCATTTGCGGCATGCGGCAGCTTCAGCCGCATCGGCCGCCGCTTAGTCGAGCGACTTCCCCGCCTTCTCGTCCATGCAGCGAATCGCGAGCAGCGTGAATACGCCGCAACCGATCGCATACCACGCGGGCGCATTCGCGTTGCCGGTCGCCGCGATCAGCCACGTGACGAAGAACTGCGCGAAGCCGCCGAAGATCGCGACGCCGACGCTGTACACGAGCGCGCCGCCGGTTGCGCGCACCGCACGCGGGAACAGTTCGCCGAGCATCGCGCCCGTCGCACCGATGTTGATCGCGTGCACGATCGACAGCGCGGCGATGATCGACAGCAGCGACGCCGCGCCCGGCCAGCGGTTCAGCGCGACGAACGCCGGGTAGATCGCGACCATCAGCACGATGCGCGTCCACCAGACGATCCGGTTGCGCCCGTACACGTCGGACAGGTGGCCGCCGATCGGCGTCACGAGCATCAGGATCGCGCCGGCGACGCAGCCGGCCGTCATCGACAACCAGGTCGGCAGGTGCAGCACCTGCACGCCGTAGATCGCCATGTAGAACACGATGATGTAGTGGATCGACGTGCCGCCGATCGTCACGCCAAGGCCCGCGAACACGGCCTTGCCGTGATGGCGCAGCACGTCGGCGAGCGGCAGCGACGCGACCGGTTCGTCGTGCGCGGCGGCGGGCGTGGCAGCCGGCACTTCCTCGACGGTACGGCGCAGCCAGTAGCCGAGCGGAACGAACAGCGTGCCGATGATGAACGGTACGCGCCAGCCCCAGCTTTCGAGCTGCGCGGTATTCAGCGTCGACGTCAGCGCGACACCGGTGAGCGCGCCCGCGAGCGCGGCGAGCCCCTGGCTCGAGAACTGGAACGATGCGTAGAAGCCGCGACGATGCTGCGGCGCCTGCTCGAGCAGCAGCGTCGTCGACGCGCCGACTTCGCCGCCCGACGCGAACCCCTGCAGCAGGCGCGCGAGCACGAGCAGCACCGGTGCGGCGATGCCGATCTGCGCGAAGGTCGGTGCGACCGCGATCGTCGCGGTGCCGAGCGCCATCAGCAGCAGCGTGAGTATCATCGCCTTCTTGCGGCCGGCACGGTCGGCATACATGCCGATCACGAGCCCGCCGAGCGGCCGCGTGACGAAGCCGACGCCGAAGCTCGCGACCGCGAGCATCAGCTGCCCGAACGGCGAATGCACCGGGAAGAACAGCTTGCCGATCAGGATCGCGAAGAAGCTGTAGACCGTGAAGTCGTAGAACTCGAGCGCGTTGCCGACGGCGGCGGCAGCGATCAGCCGGCGTTTCTTTGCGGCGGCGCGGGCATCGACCGGCGTGCCGGCGAAAGGAAGGGCGGACGTTTCCATGGGGTTCCCCCGGTAAGCGCGAAACTGCGTGGTGAAGGGCTGTCAGGCCGCGAGCCAGGCTTCGGCGACGCGAACCCAGTAGCTCGCGCCGATCGCGAGAATGTCGTCGTTGAAGTCGTAGCCGGGGTTGTGCACCATGCAGCCGCCCTTGCTGCCGATCCCGTTGCCGATGAATGCGTAGCAGCCGGGGCGCGCCTCGAGCATGAACGCGAAATCCTCGCTGCCCATCAGCGGTGCGGAGTCGGTTTCGACACGGTCGGCGCCGAGCATCTGGCGCGCGATATCGGCCGCGAACGCGGTCGGTTCCGCGTGATTCACGAGCACCGGGTAGCCGTAGTCGTAGTCGACTTCCGCCGTGACGCCGAAGCTTTCCGCCTGGCCTTTCGCGAGCGCTTCGATGCGGCGCGCGAGCAGCGCGCGCACGTCGGCGTTCAGCGCGCGCACCGACAGCTTCATCACGACGGTTTCGGGAATGATGTTGAACGTCTCGCCGGCCTGCACGCTGCCGACCGTGATCACGGCCGCATGCTGCGCATCGACCTCGCGCGCGACGATCGTCTGCAGCGCGACCATGATGCTGCCCGCCGCCGACATCGGATCGCGCGCGAAATGCGGCATCGCGCCGTGGCCGCCGACGCCGCGCAGCGTGATCGTCACGCGGTCGGCCGACGCCATCGCGGCGCCGGTGCGGAACGCCATGTCGCCGGCCGCGCGGCCCGGCATGTTGTGGATCGCGAAGATCGCGTCGCACGGGAAGCGGTCGAACAGGCCGTCGTCCATCATCGCCTTCGCGCCGCCGAAGTTTTCCTCGGCCGGCTGGAAGATCAGGTTCAGCGTGCCGGAGAACTGGCGCGTTGCCGCGAGGTGGCGCGCCGCGCACAGCAGCATCGCCGTGTGGCCGTCATGGCCGCACGCATGCATCTTGTTCGCATGGCGGCTCGCATACGGCAGGCCCGTGGCTTCCGCGAGCGGCAGCGCGTCCATGTCGGCGCGCAGCCCGACCGTGCGCGTGCCTTGCCCTTCACGCAGCACGCCGACGACGCCTGTCTTGCCGATGCCGCGATGTACTTCATAGCCCCAGCCGGTGAGCAGCTCGGCGACGAGATCGCTCGTGAGCGTCTCTTCGAATGCCAGTTCGGGATGAGCATGGATGCGGCGGCGCACCTCGACCAGTTCGGGCGCGATCGCGGCGATGCCGGGGATGACGGGGTTCACGGCTTGCAGCATGGTGTCTCCAGTGGGGCCGAAGGGGCGTTTGACGCGTATATGACGAGCAAGCATATAAATTTCTTTTGCTTACCAGAAGCTGATAAATTGCTTTGGTGCACACCACCGGTTGCCGCTCGGGAATACCCTGAACAGGCGCGCACGGCCGAGTACAGGGTTTCCACGGATCACGCATCGCCGCCATGAAATACCATCAGCTGAAAGCGTTCGTCACCGTCGCCGAAGAAGGCAGCATTCGCGCGGCCGCGCGGCGTCTGAACGTGTCGCCGGCGGCGCTGACGAAGGCAGTCAAGGAACTTGAGATCGCGCTTGGCGTGTCGCTCGTCGTGCGTACCGCGCGCGGCGTGCAACTCACTGCGTTCGGCCAGCAACTGCAGGTGCGCGCGCGGCTGATCGTCGCCGAAATGCAGCGCGCCCGTGACGACATCGAGCAGGCGCAGGGCGCGATGACGGGTTCCGTCGCGGCGGCGATCACGCCGGCGGCCGCGGTGACGATCCTGCCCGACGCGTTTCGTGCATTCCGGCGCCGCTTTCCGGTAGCGCGCGTCAACCTGATCGAAGGGTTTCCGGGTGTCGCGCTGCCGCGCCTGCACGACGGTTCGCTCGATTTCGCGATCGCCGTCGTCGTGCCCGAGCTGCTGGCGGCCGAGTTCGATCATGCGGAGCTTTACGCGAGCCGCTCGCTGATCGTCGCGCGCAAGGGGCATCCGCTCGCGTCGGCCACGTCGCTCGCCGATCTCGTCGAGGCCGACTGGCTGATGAACCCGTCGCCGGAAAGCTCCACACAGGTATTGTTCAATTCGTTTGTCGCATACGGGCTGCCGGTGCCGGCGCGCGTCGTCGAATGCCCGAGCTTCGGGCTCGCACACAGCCTGATGACCGGTTGCGACCTGATCGCATCGATGCCCGAGCAATTGTTGCAGGGTGAGTGGGCGCGCGACCAGCTCGCGGTGCTGCCGATCCGCGAGCGCCTGCCGGGCGTTTCGGTGCAGGTCGTCACGCGCCGCGACAGCCCGCTGACGCCGGCTGCTGCGATGCTGCTCGACTGCCTGCGCGATTCCGCGCGGCGCAAGGGGTTGCGGTGAACCGGCACGCCACGATCGTCATGTAGTCATCCTGACGATATCCGGCCCGACAGGCGGCCGGCTGCACGTCGTTCCGGCGCATGCCGCGCGAGCCGGTATGATATCGGCCGGCCCGCCGCTCCGGCCGGCCTCCAACCACATCGCCATCCGGCATCCAGCAATCAGAGGCATCACATGACCAGTGCAACCCAATTCGACAACGTATCGGTCGTCAAGCGCGCGAACGTCTATTTCGACGGCAAGTGCGTGTCGCATACCGTGCTCTTCCCGGACGGCACGCGCAAGACGCTCGGCGTGATCCTGCCGTGCGCGCTCAACTTCGGCACGGACGCTCCCGAATTGATGGAAGTGCAGGCCGGCAAGTGCCGCGTGAAGCTCGACGGCAGCAGCGAATGGCAGACCTACGGCGCAGGCGAGTCGTTCTCGGTGCCGGGCAAGAGCCGCTTCGACATCGAAGTGCTCGAGACGCTCGATTACGTCTGCAGCTACCTGTAAGCGCGGGCGGCAGCAAAAGAAAAAGCCCCGCAGAAGCGGGGCTTGTCGCAAGCGGATGGCGCAAGGCCATCCGGAGCGCCTGTTCGATTTACAGGCAGGCGTTGATGTCGCCGGCCGACGATGCATCGCCGCCGCGGAAACCGACCCAGGTTTTCGCATTTGCGGCATTGGCCGGGCGCACCACGGCGGCGGCGCCGTTCGGCGGCTGCTGGCCCGGCGCATAGACGGCCATTGCGAGGCCGTTCGCCAGTTCGTACTGCGACGTCACTTGTTGTTGCGACTTGTCGGCCCACGTCTTGGCGATGCACTGCGCCACCTGGTCGGCGGGTTTTTGGCTTTGTCCCACGTTCTGCAGGGCAGAGTCGGCAGCATGAGCAGAAAATGCCACGGTCAATGCGATGAGCGGTAAGTATTTTGCGTTCACGTTATCTCCCTCGAGTCGTGATTGATTGAGTGGGATGCGCAGCAGTACTGCGTGCTAATGAGATCGCATCGGGAAAGCACGGTTCCGGTGATTCCGAAACAAGTTGTTAACGCGCTTGCCAAATGGCGGCTCCGGTGCTGTGCGGCGTTGCTGCGATGCGGCATGCGTCGTGTGTAACTCGACGTCATGCGTTGCTCGGTCGGCGCGCTGTCCGGTCGTGTGGTGTCGTGATGGCCACGGCAATCGGCATGTGCGTGCATGCCGTGCCGCGACTCTTTATCTGATGGCGAAGTGGAATGGCTGATTGATGGCCCCGTCGCATGGTCACCATGATGACAAACTTTCGTCAGTCGAATTGTTAACCAACTTTAAACGTGGAACGCGGGGGCATGCGATGCGGCGCGCGAAGGGCGCGCGGCATCGTGCAGCGACGTGAAGCGGGAGGAGGAGGCGGTGCGCGGCCGGGATGCCGCGCACGCGGGTGGCGTCAGCCGGCCTTGCGGGTGCCGGCGTCGCGCAGGTTGACCGGGACGATCGGGCGGAAGCGTTCGCGCTTCTGTTCGTCGTCGAAGTGCTGGAGCGCGGGCTTGATCAGGTCGCTGCGCGACACGATGCCGGTGATGCGCAGCGATTGCGCATCGTCGACGACCGGCAGGCGTTCGAGGCCCAGCATCGCGAGGCGCGATGCGACGACGCGGCACGTTTCGTGCGCGAGCGCGACGGACGGCGCG
It encodes the following:
- a CDS encoding MFS transporter, coding for METSALPFAGTPVDARAAAKKRRLIAAAAVGNALEFYDFTVYSFFAILIGKLFFPVHSPFGQLMLAVASFGVGFVTRPLGGLVIGMYADRAGRKKAMILTLLLMALGTATIAVAPTFAQIGIAAPVLLVLARLLQGFASGGEVGASTTLLLEQAPQHRRGFYASFQFSSQGLAALAGALTGVALTSTLNTAQLESWGWRVPFIIGTLFVPLGYWLRRTVEEVPAATPAAAHDEPVASLPLADVLRHHGKAVFAGLGVTIGGTSIHYIIVFYMAIYGVQVLHLPTWLSMTAGCVAGAILMLVTPIGGHLSDVYGRNRIVWWTRIVLMVAIYPAFVALNRWPGAASLLSIIAALSIVHAINIGATGAMLGELFPRAVRATGGALVYSVGVAIFGGFAQFFVTWLIAATGNANAPAWYAIGCGVFTLLAIRCMDEKAGKSLD
- a CDS encoding LysR substrate-binding domain-containing protein, with the translated sequence MKYHQLKAFVTVAEEGSIRAAARRLNVSPAALTKAVKELEIALGVSLVVRTARGVQLTAFGQQLQVRARLIVAEMQRARDDIEQAQGAMTGSVAAAITPAAAVTILPDAFRAFRRRFPVARVNLIEGFPGVALPRLHDGSLDFAIAVVVPELLAAEFDHAELYASRSLIVARKGHPLASATSLADLVEADWLMNPSPESSTQVLFNSFVAYGLPVPARVVECPSFGLAHSLMTGCDLIASMPEQLLQGEWARDQLAVLPIRERLPGVSVQVVTRRDSPLTPAAAMLLDCLRDSARRKGLR
- a CDS encoding GMC family oxidoreductase, whose translation is MADTDTQKADVVVVGSGVAGAIVAHQLAMAGKSVILLEAGPRMPRWEIVERFRNQVDKTDFMAPYPSSAWAPHPEYGPPNDYLILKGEHKFNSQYIRAVGGTTWHWAASAWRFIPNDFKMKTVYGVGRDWPIQYDDIEHYYQRAEEELGVWGPGPEEDLYSPRKEPYPMPPLPLSFNEQTIKSALNGYDPKFHVVTEPVARNSRPYDGRPTCCGNNNCMPICPIGAMYNGIVHVEKAEQAGAKLIDSAVVYKLETGPDKRIVAAIYKDKTGADHRVEGKYFVIAANGIETPKILLMSANRDFPNGVANSSDMVGRNLMDHPGTGVSFYANEKLWPGRGPQEMTSLIGFRDGPFRATEAAKKIHLSNMSRINQETQKIFKSGKLMKPAELDAQIRDRSARFVQFDCFHEILPQPENRIVPSKTATDAVGIPRPEITYAIDDYVKRGAVHTREVYATAAKVLGGTEVVFNDEFAPNNHITGATIMGADARDSVVDKDCRTFDHPNLFISSSSTMPTVGTVNVTLTIAALALRMSDTLKKEV
- a CDS encoding sugar dehydrogenase complex small subunit; the protein is MHNDNTPHSRRESDATASGITRRQWLQGALALTAAGLTGSLALRALADDPGTAPLDTFMTLSEALTGKKGLSRVLGERFLQALQKGSFKTADSLPQLAGALASGSLNPDQEALALKILEAWYLGIVDNVVITYEEALMFSVVSDTLVIPSYCPNKPGFWAEKPIERQA
- a CDS encoding M20 aminoacylase family protein → MLQAVNPVIPGIAAIAPELVEVRRRIHAHPELAFEETLTSDLVAELLTGWGYEVHRGIGKTGVVGVLREGQGTRTVGLRADMDALPLAEATGLPYASRHANKMHACGHDGHTAMLLCAARHLAATRQFSGTLNLIFQPAEENFGGAKAMMDDGLFDRFPCDAIFAIHNMPGRAAGDMAFRTGAAMASADRVTITLRGVGGHGAMPHFARDPMSAAGSIMVALQTIVAREVDAQHAAVITVGSVQAGETFNIIPETVVMKLSVRALNADVRALLARRIEALAKGQAESFGVTAEVDYDYGYPVLVNHAEPTAFAADIARQMLGADRVETDSAPLMGSEDFAFMLEARPGCYAFIGNGIGSKGGCMVHNPGYDFNDDILAIGASYWVRVAEAWLAA
- a CDS encoding pyrimidine/purine nucleoside phosphorylase — encoded protein: MTSATQFDNVSVVKRANVYFDGKCVSHTVLFPDGTRKTLGVILPCALNFGTDAPELMEVQAGKCRVKLDGSSEWQTYGAGESFSVPGKSRFDIEVLETLDYVCSYL
- a CDS encoding porin; this translates as MRLKHFAWLIAAATPAAAFAQTSVMLYGRIDGGIEYLNHIATPNGSKSRWSAEGGDWGTSMFGLKGFEDLGGGLSTVFNLETAFQVMNGTTGGGRMWSRRAYVGLKSDTWGQLQAGRNLFIDSDGVWEFDPFVQQAFSSASLVRGRNWQQSSNNIEYHSPVIGGFDVQAQYAFGNQSRGFNYGAADDFGRSDGIMISYHSPVFDVRGMYDELRDNNGKFSNIFTASREYFVGANVKVSKFKIQGAYTHYQAPDSPAGVADRADHYWLGATYAANPQWAVTAGGYYVKVGDGGSDASHDPSGHAMMYVLGTTYNLSKRTFLYGTVAYVRNGGNSNFSLLATPRDATSGTSPLAGESQTGAYVGMMHTF
- a CDS encoding DoxX family protein — translated: MTPNQPFLASQRDVLLLLSRILLVILFVMFGWKKIVDFPGTIAFMGSEGAPAPIISAAISVVMELFAGIAILVGFQTRPLALLLALYTIGTGIIGHHYWTMTGGEQINNMIHFYKNIAIAGGLLALCAAGPGRYSIDRG
- a CDS encoding cytochrome c, which produces MRKSTLTFLLAGCLALPGLVRAADAADPALVKRGEYLAVAGDCMACHTAKGGKPFAGGLGMPIPMLGKIYTSNITPDPDTGIGNWTAEDFERAVRHGVSKNGDNLYPAMPYVSYAKINDDDMQALYAYFMHGVEPVKQAPPKNEIPALLSMRWPLKIWNWLFLKDGAYEPKPAQSAEWNRGAYLVQGLAHCSTCHTPRGIAMQEKSLDESGGSFLSGSVLAGWDGYNITSDANAGIGGWTQQQLVQYLRTGSVPGLAQAAGPMAEAIEHSFSKMTEADIGAISTYIRTVPAVASGDAKQSRSSWGKPAEDGLKLRGVALASSGIDPARLYLGNCATCHQMQGKGTPDGYYPPLFHNSTVGAPNPTNLVQVILNGVQRKAGSEDVGMPAFRHELSDAQIAALTNYVTGQFGNPAAKVTEQDVAKLR